AATAACTGTGGAGCATTTCAATCTCATTGCCTCAGCCCTGGGCATTGCAGCACTAGCCGGGGTTAATTTGTACCTAACGACATTTGTCATCAGCGCTTCACTTTACTTTAATATTATCCAGCTCCATCAAAGCATGGAGTCACTATCTGTTTTAGGGCATCCTACTATCTTAATTGCATCAGGTATCTTGTATTTGATTGAGTTTGTAGCAGATAAGGTGCCTTGGTTCGATTCTGTATGGGATGTCGTGCATACGGCGATAAGGCCTCTTGGAGGTGCTCTTTTGGGCGTCAGCATGCTTGGTAAGATAGATCCAGTCTTTATGGTCTTAATAGGGTTGCTCTGTGGTTCTACAGCATTAACCGCACATCTCACGAAATCCGCCTCCAGGTTGTTGGTTAATACCTCGCCAGAGCCTGTCTCAAATTCTGCAATAAGTTTATTAGAAGATGGGCTGGTGCTTACAGGGCTAGCTGTGACTTATTTTACTCCAGTTTTTGCTTTATGTCTGGTGGTTTTATTCTTTTCTCTTTTTTGTTGGAAAGGGCTGGCTTTATTTCGCTATTGCATGGTTAGCTTGCGTTTTATCTTCTTCAAACTAACAAGTATCAACCAGGTTCCAAAGTTATCGAGCAAACTCCCCAAAAGTCTTCCCAGTCAGTTGAGAAATCAGCTTAATAAGGACTTAGAGAAAGATAATTATTTAGTTTGGGCATTTCCGATTGTGACAGGGAGGGGGCGCTTCATTCCACTAAATCATCGTGCTCATTTATGTTATATTCTACCTAGTGATAGACTAGGATTGCTCATCAAGAAACGCAAAACTGTATGGCTGCGCCGCCAAAAATTAGTGCTTAAAGAAAGAGAAAAGCTGCTTTACGATGAAGTGCAGCTATTTGAAAGGAACAAAGAAAAATTTGGGTATTATCTGCGTTTCGCAAAACACGAAAAAGGCCTCAAGAATTCTTTTCTAGCAGACTTGGATGACAGGAGAAAAAATCTGAGTAGTTTTGCAAAGTCTAGTTAACGTATGTCCAACCCAAATGATGCTACAGAGACTCAAAGAATTGCGCAAGGTCTTGGTCCCAAGAAGCGTAGGTTCTCCTTGAGGGACGACCTATTGAGG
The DNA window shown above is from Verrucomicrobiota bacterium and carries:
- a CDS encoding DUF4126 domain-containing protein, with translation MEHFNLIASALGIAALAGVNLYLTTFVISASLYFNIIQLHQSMESLSVLGHPTILIASGILYLIEFVADKVPWFDSVWDVVHTAIRPLGGALLGVSMLGKIDPVFMVLIGLLCGSTALTAHLTKSASRLLVNTSPEPVSNSAISLLEDGLVLTGLAVTYFTPVFALCLVVLFFSLFCWKGLALFRYCMVSLRFIFFKLTSINQVPKLSSKLPKSLPSQLRNQLNKDLEKDNYLVWAFPIVTGRGRFIPLNHRAHLCYILPSDRLGLLIKKRKTVWLRRQKLVLKEREKLLYDEVQLFERNKEKFGYYLRFAKHEKGLKNSFLADLDDRRKNLSSFAKSS